A stretch of DNA from Penaeus monodon isolate SGIC_2016 chromosome 20, NSTDA_Pmon_1, whole genome shotgun sequence:
GCTTTATTAAAGTTAGTGGGTTTAAATACCGAAGAAAATCACGCACGCAGACACTAACGTATATAGCACACAGGGagttatacaaaattatatactcACTTCGGTTCCCATAGCTAATTATACATGAAGGGGCACTTGTTTCTATTTTTAGATTCAGGTGTAGAAGCGGCGCaggtatatggtgtgtgtgtgtgtgaggggggggggtaacagtaCNNNNNNNNNNNNNNNNNNNNNNNNNNNNNNNNNNNNNNNNNNNNNNNNNNNNNNNNNNNNNNNNNNNNNNNNNNNNNNNNNNNNNNNNNNNNNNNNNNNNNNNNNNNNNNNNNNNNNNNNNNNNNNNNNNNNNNNNNNNNNNNNNNNNNNNNNNNNNNNNNNNNNNNNNNNNNNNNNNNNNNNNNNNNNNNNNNNNNNNNNNNNNNNNNNNNNNNNNNNNNNNNNNNNNNNNNNNNNNNNNNNNNNNNNNNNNNNNNNNNNNNNNNNNNNNNNNNNNNNNNNNNNNNNNNNNNNNNNNNNNNNNNNNNNNNNNNNNNNNNNNNNNNNNNNNNNNNNNNNNNNNNNNNNNNNNNNNNNNNNNNNNNNNNNNNNNNNNNNNNNNNNNNNNNNNNNNNNNNNNNNNNNNNNNNNNNNNNNNNNNNNNNNNNNNNNNNNNNNNNNNNNNNNNNNNNNNNNNNNNNNNNNNNNNNNNNNNNNNNNNNNNNNNNNNNNNNNNNNNNNNNNNNNNNNNNNNNNNTTTTGTGACCTTGACTTGCTTTGCGTCCGTGACCTTTATGCGATGACCTTTTTTACAGACTGACGCTTTTTGTAAATGACTTTATTACCTTTTCTGTGAACTTGGCCTTCTCGTGATAGCCTTCTGTCAGATTTAAGCAAATTTCAAATGGTGTTTTCGGAAAAAAGGAACAACTGCTGTTCTCCATACACTTTACTGACATTTTCTTACAGTACGCTCTTCTACTATACCTTTCTTAACTTGCcttctatactactactatttaataaaaatttcctcATGTTTTACCCTAGTTAAAGACTACAACTCTTATACCACAGTACTACTTCTATACTTACTGTTAGTGCACATCTATAACAAATGATTCTTGATTGCACTTAACACTACTCTACAtaaattatttctaattttttctacttatatactaattatatcatACATAGTTACGTCCCTTCTATTATACATGTTAGCTCACAACTATAGCAACGGTGTCTGGTTGTTTGCACTTACACTGTAGTGCCATGATTATAGTATATCaagatttttaatatcatatatgtttacaaTGAAAACGTCCGTGCCTCAGATTTATTGCATGCAGTCACACTTATGACGGGAAGGATTCTCATGAATTAATGTATGCTACTATTAAGTGGTTTTTAACGTTTCATATATTTCAATGAAAACGACAAGAAGGTTAGTGTAGTTGAAAGAGTATTGGATATGGACCGAAATTCAATCTCATCAATACGAATTAATTTTCAGTGAGTTTATCTGTGTGTTGTCAAGTAACACTCgatattatttgaaatatattatatcaatcaacaataaatacaataaataaggaGTTACGTCGatacaatacatatcatataattaaataNNNNNNNNNNNNNNNNNNNNNNNNNNNNNNNNNNNNNNNNNNNNNNNNNNNNNNTATCAACAAAATAGGGAAAGTATGCTTAGTTACCATGCGACGATGATGCTATCTTTATTTGTCacaagtaaaacagaaaaaaatNNNNNNNNNNNNNNNNNNNNNNNNNNNNNNNNNNNNNNNNNNNNNNNNNNNNNNNNNNNNNNNNNNNNNNNNNNNNNNNNNNNNNNTGTATTCTTGAAGTGTCCCCCCTGTAAAATATACATGGAACGGCGTGACACGAATCAAAGAAACCgtaaaactattttttctttgtagggATATCTGCGTTATTTAAGAAGAACTCGTGAAGCATTTCCCTCATCGACATTGGGCAGTCAGGAAAGGCAGACCAGCAGTTGCCGTAGCTCCTGCCGTAGTCTTCCGCCTCGATGAAGTCGTGGTGGTTGCCATCCGCCCCGAAACCTGGCCTAATAGAATAGAAATACATTTACTTCTAGCACcgttttttctgtcattattactcATCCGTATAGTATTCTGTCATTCATCATAGAAAAAAGGATATTAACATTCAATAAGACATATTCAGAGTTGATATCAAGGAGATATGAATGACCTTTTCACAGTGTACAAAGATGTAAATGGGAAattccccgcaaaaaaaaaaaaaaagataaatctacTCACGTGAATATAAGGTTAAGGAATTCCCCAAACATTCCATATTCTTCCAAGGGGGATTCACCTACTTCACACACAGCCCTTAACATGCATGCCTCGCCATCCAAACCTGCCCTACAATGAAAAAGGAGATTNNNNNNNNNNNNNNNNNNNNNNNNNNNNNNNNNNNNNNNNNNNNNNNNNNNNNNNNNNNNNNNNNNNNNNNNNNNNNNNNNNNNNNNNNNNNNNNNNNNNNNNNNNNNNNNNNNNNNTCATGTGTTACTGTTCTACAAAGGTTAATCATCTTAGAGCGAATATAAACTAATTGATTAACCAGAGCCTTTTCCTTGTTTTAGAAAGATATATTTTTCGTGCTTTGTGCTTCATATTAACATCAAATTATTCTTTTGTAATTCTCAGATTTCATAGCATCAGTTGTATAATGTCTATGAGTGTTTGCAATTTATCCAAATTTGGAAACCGAATATCATACTAATGATATCATCTATATCAACATAAATACGCTTACTGAGAAGTTCTTTAATTGAAACGAATTTACTGAAATGTTTTTTATTGATAGAATTATACTGAAATATGACCATGAACACAAGATTCNNNNNNNNNNNNNNNNNNNNNNNNNNNNNNNNNNNNNNNNNNNNNNNNNNNNNNNNNNNNNNNNNNNNNNNNNNNCAGGTGAATAAAGGCTTGAAAGGTTATAAGTGAGGGACAGAGCAAAGAGGCACACAGTGCCATAGTATACAGGCCAATGTCCTCTTCATGCACTTNNNNNNNNNNNNNNNNNNNNNNNNNNNNNNNNNNNNNNNNNNNNNNNNNNNNNNNNNNNNNNNNNNNNNNNNNNNNNNNNNNNNNNNNNNNNNNNNNNNNNNNNNNNNNNNNNNNNNNNNNNNNNNNNNNNNNNNNNNNNNNNNNNNNNNNNNNNNNNNNNNNNNNNNNNNNNNNNNNNNNNNNNNNNNNNNNNNNNNNNNNNNNNNNNNNNNNNNNNNNNNNNNNNNNNNNNNNNNNNNNNNNNNNNNNNNNNNNNNNNNNNNNNNNNNNNNNNNNNNNNNNNNNNNNNNNNNNNNNNNNNNNNNNNNNNNNNNNNNNNNNNNNNNNNNNNNNNNNNNNNNNNNNNNNNNNNNNNNNNNNNNNNNNNNNNNNNNNNNNNNNNNNNNNNNNNNNNNNNNNNNNNNNNNNNNNNNNNNNNNNNNNNNNNNNNNNNNNNNNNNNNNNNNNNNNNNNNNNNNNNNNNNNNNNNNNNNNNNNNNNNNNNNNNNNNNNNNNNNNNNNNNNNNNNNNNNNNNNNNNNNNNNNNNNNNNNNNNNNNNNNNNNNNNNNNNNNNNNNNNNNNNNNNNNNNNNNNNNNNNNNNNNNNNNNNNNNNNNNNNNNNNNNNNNNNNNNNNNNNNNNNNNNNNNNNNNNNNNNNNNNNNNNNNNNNNNNNNNNNNNNNNNNNNNNNNNNNNNNNNNNNNNNNNNNNNNNNNNNNNNNNNNNNNNNNNNNNNNNNNNNNNNNNNNNNNNNNNNNNNNNNNNNNNNNNNNNNNNNNNNNNNNNNNNNNNNNNNNNNNNNNNNNNNNNNNNNNNNNNNNNNNNNNNNNNNNNNNNNNNNNNNNNNNNNNNNNNNNNNNNNNNNNNNNNNNAGATAAATgtgaataattatacaataaacagaaataaacaaacaaacaaaaacaatgatgactTAAAACCCtcaaaatatgtatctatataNNNNNNNNNNNNNNNNNNNNNNNNNNNNNNNNNNNNNNNNNNNNNNNNNNNNNNNNTCACACCTGAAATACATTAATACACGGACGAACAAACTAAGAGGGAATGGAAAttagttaaagaaaataaaatactatcATGAATATacttaagaaaaaacaacaatcagacttacaaaacccaaaagaaataaaagtaacatacacacacatacgcaaataatcaaaccaaagaaataaaacacaaacaaacagataatcagtaaaccataataaaacaaaagataatcagttaaccaaattaaacaaaaaatcatcAATTAACCAAAATAAATCACATAGATAAGCAATTATCCAAAATAAAGCACAGATAATCATCCAAAATGAAACACCGAGAACCatttaaccaaaacaaaacacaaccaaacaatcACTTAAccctaaaatataaaatgaaa
This window harbors:
- the LOC119586069 gene encoding uncharacterized protein LOC119586069 is translated as MEFSFKLVSSFWTYGSAKASGDYRFELTYELPNQLLRRRRKRSLVDERVSVYALLGDSLSKAGLDGEACMLRAVCEVGESPLEEYGMFGEFLNLIFTPGFGADGNHHDFIEAEDYGRSYGNCWSAFPDCPMSMREMLHEFFLNNADIPTKKK